From Cryptococcus neoformans var. grubii H99 chromosome 6, complete sequence:
TCTCATTGATATCTATCCACTTAACATATGCAAAAGAGATTCATCGCAATCTTGACTGATTATTGGGTCTGGCGACCCATACTTGTAACATAAGCATACGGCGTACGTAATAAGGTCGCCTGACATGCAATAGAGGTAAACTTGGAGCGCTTGGCGGTGATCATGCATATAATATTTTTGTCATGTTTGAGATAAAAATACCAGTTAGAGGGCTGAAGCTTATATTGGTATGTATTTATGTGTAGGCTTTCGTTATGAAGGTACCGGATTGTTTACGCGACAACCAGCATCAATTCGGATCGCAAATTCAGATATACTCCGTGCCCTCCTCCATCGCGAATTATTCTATGGTCGCCTCGGCTTCGCAGCACATAATGCCTGCCTATTTTTAATTCCACAACGAAATGTTGATCTCCGGCGGCTGTTCgcgaaaaaaagaagggagagtagTCCCAACATATAGGTTTGTGCAACTCATCGAGGAGGCCTCGGCAGATAATCTTGTTTATTTCGTTGCTGATTCCCGATTTATGTAGACATCTCCTATCTCTCCAAGCTTTGACACCAGCGTGGGTTCCCCCAAATGTGTTCGTATCTGTCGTACGCTGATTCGTCTGTAGAAATCCTCTAAGAACCATTGCCCATTGCGACATTGATGCTGCTTACGCTCGTATGTCGTCTAACAAACTATGGATACTTGCATAAAATGCTTATGAATTGCAAGAATTTGAGCAAGTCCGGCTTGGGTTACCTGATGATATACCTTTAATCTGTGCGCAATGGCAATCAATCATAGCGGTTAACTATCCCGCCAGGAAATATGGTATCAAAAGGTGAGATCGCTTGTCCATTGCGTTTCGCCGGAATGGCTTATTGACAATATCTACTTCCAAAGGTTTACCTCCATAGAAGATGCTAAGAAAATGTGCCCCCAACTAAGGATACAGCATGTCGCGACATACCGTAATGGCGAAAGTGAGGCCGGTTATTGGGACGATGTTAATCCTCGGACACATAAAGTCAGCTTGGATGTATACCGAAGAGAAAGTCTCAAAATTCTGGCCATAttcaaggagaagatcCCCAGAGGCGAAATAGGTAAGTTAATTGAGGCTAATTAGGGAAATAGGTTTAACTGTCGTTGTAGAAAAAGCGTCGATAGATGAAGCATTCCTCGACCTGACTCCAATGGTCATCGAAAGATTGCTAGCTGCCCATCCCTACCTTTCCAAGGTCCCTGAAGATGCTCCAAATGGTCTCGACTCTCCATTACCTCCCCCTCCGCCAATCGACTGGAGCAACGCTGGCTCTGTTTTCCCCATCGacgggaaagaggatgggtCTGGAATGGGCCATGAAGAAGGTAGACaggaggacgagggaaGTGAAGACGGTGATGAATCTGATGGTAGAACTTCTAGGAGCAATAGAGATTCCTGGGAGGATTGGGCATTGTGTATGGGTGGGGAACTTATGTCTAATGTACGCGAAGAGGTATATCTAAGGTTACATTATACTTGCACGGCAGTGAGTCTCTTTGGTCCCAACCCATCTTTTCTATATCTGACATGTACACCCATACAGGGAATCGCCCACAACAAGGCAATGGCCAAGGTCCCTTGTTTCGTCTATAACGTTGGATAATGGCTAATCCTTTGCCCTAGTTGTGCTCAGCATGGAAAAAGCCTAATAACCAAACTATCCTTCGCACAGCTGCTGTGCCAGCTTTTTTGAATGACCGGGACTTTACAGATGTATGTATTGTATATTTGAAAAATACGAAAAGTAAAGATGCTGACAGGGAAGCGACTAGATTCGATCTCTTGGTGGCAAGCTTGGTGCAGCAATAGCCCAAGAGTTCGGTGCGAAGACAGTGGGTGATATGCTGTAAGTATTATCAACTTGCATATTGATAGACCTTTGCTCATAAGAGAAGGACTGTATCGCTCGATGAAATGCAAAAGAAATTCGGTGAGGAGAGTATCTGGGTGTACAACATTCTCCGCGTGCGTCATCTTCCCAACAAACAGGGTCTTTATCTGAATATCTAGCCCAGGGAATTGACCATTCCGAGGTAACGGAGCGTGTTACAACCAAGTCTATGCTTGCATCAAAAAGCATCCGTCCAGCAGTCACGTCCCCTCAACAAGGTCATCAATGGCTTTCAATTTTGGCCGGTGAATTGAATGTTCGTCTGAAGCAGTCAAGGGAAGTTACGCCTGGACTTTGGCCCAAAACGCTAGTCCTTAGTTATCGCCAAGGTCAGCCAAACAACTGATTTTTTGACTATTTATCATGCTAACTTTACTCTTCGATAGGTATCGAACCTACCCGGTCTAGACAGACTCCATTTTCCTTCACGCGAAACCTCTCCACAGATTATATTATGAAGTATGCCAAGAAGCTGTGGGATGAGGCGACTCACCCCATGCTGAAAGGCAAAATGAAGCTCAACGTTGTATGTCGCTTTGAACTTCCACACAAAGGCTATTAATTGATTGATTCTATAgatttctctttctttcacTGGTCTGGAGAAACTTGAAGATGGGCAGCAGGGAATTGAAGGCTTCTTCAGTAACACCACGCCAAAGGCAGCTGCTGGGAGTACTATTGAACCGTCATCTTCGACAATTCCCCGAGTAATATCGAAGTTGAATAGCAACTCAAAACGGATTCGATTACCATCTTCTgattcctcttcatcaataCCTACTCCAGTCGAAGTTCTACCCTCGAAAAAGGCCCGACTGACAAATCAACCTCCTTCGAAGTCCAAGAAGGGCTTGGGCGCTTTCCTCACCAAAAAGCCTTCCAATatgacttcttcctcctcgcaTTCCAACATATGTACTCCATCTTCAGCGTCCATTTCAGGCTTGGAAATAACTCCTATCGAACCTGCCCAATCATCCCGTATATCTTCTCATACGAAAACGGATATGGACTCTTGGACATGTCCTAAGTGCGGGCTGACTGTTACTATGCCGGAAGAGCTGGGCTTAGGTGAAGTGCAGGTTGGATTGCTGGGAAGCATGAAACAGGAGCATGAGGATTGGCATTTTGCGAAGTCACTGCAGGATGGCGGTGGCAGCAGTAGCGAAACTAGCGCGGCCAGTCAAGAGCGGAGCAATACTGGGCCTTCTCtcgggaagagggggaaaaGAAATGTAGAGGGTATCAGAGCGTTCTTCACACCGAAACCGCAATAATCATACATTGCTAAAGTTATAATTCCTCGATTCTTGGTCTCATAACTGTTGTCGTAAATCAAGCTGTACATTTATGCAATTTGTTTAAACAATATACAATTAGAACATATAAATACAGCTCCGTTATCGGGAAGATATCAAATAAATTTAACAAAAAGGCGGTACAACAAACAGATTAGGCGATCAATGCTGGCAATTATACTAGTCAATTATATCTTCAGATAAATGTTGTGCAATACCATGGGGCCATATTCACCCCATACATCTTCCCGCACTTCTTTGATGCACCGCAAGAAAGCTGACGAGGCCTTGACTTGCGTCCAGTTTTTAGCCTAGCAAAACCCTTCAAGTCAGCTGACCAGTCGCAGCCTCAAACAGAGCTCTATACCGCTCACTATATAAGCAAGGACCTTGCTATGCAGTTCTTCATACGGGTAGCTAACGAACCTACACTCTAATCAATTTTTTGAAAAGCCTGGAAATAGAAACGTACTCACGCGGCAGACATACATGTATCGTACGATAGACTCCTCAAAATTTGCTCCATGGCCATTTCCCTTAGTTCTTCTAGCCTGTATCGGTGTGCGAGCATATACACATCCAGGGCACTTGCAGGAGGCGGGCTTGGGGtgggatgaggatgaggatcgTGCTCAGTTCCTATACGTGCAGAGATGACGAAAGAGCTATTTGGCGGGCCGAGAGCCGAAAGATGAGAGGCAATGAAATGGggcttgttgttgttggaagtCGCAAAAGCACGATTCAGAGGAACATTCATTGTCGGTATCTTCGATGGAGACGTGGACGCTGCGTGTTTTTTTATCCTCTTTGGTTGTTGAGGTGTTCCCTTGTCTCCTTGTGAATCTGGAATGTTCGAAACTCCAATACCTAATGGTGGACTTATTTTACTGCTAGGCGCATTCTTTACATTGAGCAGCTCATCCTCGAGAGAGGTAGCGTCTATCCCAGTATCCCAGTCGCCGACTACAGGTAGGTGCTGGTAATTCCACTCTGCCGAATTATTTTGAACGGATGCTTGAGGACGTAATATTCTGTCCACATGGGCCTTATCCAACCTATGTTCATCATTTATATAATGATAGTCCTCATGTTCCAAGAATGTGAGTTCGTTCGTATAGAGATAGCTAAGAATATGAAAAATCAGAACGCGATCGTAAGCCGATAATTTTTTAAATTGGAACTCACTGCAATATCCAATAGAGCGTGCTGAAAGAGGCATCGTCGACGATGATGGTATTATATCTCTGGGTTTCCGAGAATCCCGATGCCAACAGGTCTTTAAAGTATTCTGACTTCTCCTCTAGAATCTCTGAATGCGCATATAATATTCGCTTGCGTGATTGCCGCAGGAGTTTGACGATTTTTgatacatcttcttctgagtCAACTTCCATAGCTCGATCATGTCCGGCGGATGGCTGAGACTGATCATAAACATGTTCTAAGCAAAGGAAACGCACGTCGCCGGACTTCTTATCTAGTAATCGCGCTAATCCTTTTGTAGTGTTCCTGGCAATATCATTGGGCAGACTAAATTTGGGCTTCTCAGGAGCCGCCACCTCCATGTAGACACATAATTTCAGAGCGTCATCACGCCGGATCTCCGCGTCTTCGAGCAAAATCGAAAGTAGAGGTAGAACAAAGTGCATGACCGAGTCATTGTGAAAGTTGTGCTCCAGAGATTCTGACCAAATATATCTGGTTTGAGCGTATCGATGACCAGGATTGGAGGTGCAATGGGTGACTCCTAGGAAGATACGAGCTGGAGTAGTGAGATCGACAAGGTTCTCAAGCTCGTCGCGGCGCCATATCTGGAGGTATAGATCCTGTTTTGCCTTTTCGTTGGCAGGTGAAGTAGTTGCTGAAGTAGTTGCGCAATGGTGGACATTACAAAGCACCCAATTCAGTTACCAGAACGTGAAGCTTTGTGAGTCGGTGGGATAGGCTCACCTTTTGGTAAGAAATATTTAGCAGCGTATATTGCCAGCTCAAATACCCCCATAGATGCTATTCGCTCATAAGATGGAATCTGATAGGGGTTATCCTCATCGAAATTATCATTGCTATTGCGATTAGATAGTTCGGGAGAATGGTTTGATGACTGGGGGAAGGGTATCCCATACTCAAGATATAACATGAAATTCCTTAAGTCCCGTAATTCCCATTCCAGTTTCTCCCTGATACCGCGATTTGGGGGAATATCCAAAGCGAAAGACATATCTGTTATTACCACTGGGCGTGAGATTGCTTCTTTATGGCTGTGTGATGACAATCTCGTCTTTTCGACGGCTGGTGGCAACAAGGCGGGTCGAGCAGATTGCAAAATGAATGAATAATGCAGCGAAGTTCCAAGGGCGTaggagaaaagatggaagggatgggtCTGCGTCCGCACGGGTGTgctggaggaaggaagatgaggagaagagagagccAACGAATAATCACGACAGACTCGACTGCGTGAGTGAGGGGGAACTGTTTATCATCCGCATGCCGTGCCTAGAGTAACAGCCGATGGCCGAACGAGGAGATATTGTAATCCCAGTATGCTTCCGCTAATCCCACATTTGGATCCGCTAATGAAAAGTCGCGCGTGATTTTAACATGTCTAATGTACTACGTCACTGACTCGCCCGCCGATGAGAAGATTGGAAGATGGCAGTGCGTGCGTGCATGAAATAGTGAATTAATGAAAGCCGGCAGCgaaatcttcttccttcctcaccaccaacaaACCACTACTCTCATAAAAATTTCCAACCATCCTCTTTACCTGGGTGGCCCCACTTGAAACCCTGCCATGCACTCCCCACTTCCAAACACACCCCTTACTCTCCGGgccatcctcctcacctCATCCCCTCCATTTTCAGAGCCtaatcttccttccattcgcTTTCGTATAACCCCTCACTTTCTGGTGCCTGACTGCATTGTCTCTACATTGACTGATAGTTATAACATTGGACATTGTGTAGAGACTGTAGTACCAGTGGGTGGGAAAGTTGAAGTGGGCTTGACCGTGGACGAAGAGTCCTTGATAGAATGCGGAGTACTGGGTGAGGGACCATCTTCAAGAGTGACAAGGGGTGTCACGGAATCTTTCAGGCTGGTGCGTGAAGGTACCAAGACTTTATATTGACAGCAAATAAACACAGAATGCTCAGTTATTATCATTATCAACAGTAGCACCGGTAGCACAATCGCGGCATGActcttcaaccttctcaCTTACTCCTTTATCATCCACGCCCAGGaacaatctcctcctcacccACATGATCCCCACAGGTCATCCAATATGCTATCTCAAGCGTTTCGATGTACATTGCTCTTGGACGATGGCACGTACGGGTGGTGCATTGAAACGTCTACCTGAAGACGATGAGCATGAGGATGGACAAGCCCAAGAGGATATCATCGATGACTTGATGGTTTCCGATGATCATGGTCTGGCCGCAGCAGATCAGATGGGACcaaatgaagaaggtaaTGGGCCAGTAGAACTACTACTGGAAGATCAACATCCTCGCAACTGGTTGGACGACCAAATCAGAAATGCCTGTCAGAAACTTCTACTGAAACACTTCTTACGGTACGTCATCCTAACCTTTACCATTTATTCTGGATCCAGAGTTTATCACTATATTAGGCGCTTCCCTCTCATCTTTGATGGAAGACTCGCTGAGGTAAACTGAGCCCACTGAGGCTAGTTTGGATGTTGACCTTAATTGTCTTTCCTTAGACGCTTCCCAAATACACGGTACCTTCACAGCTGATATCATCAGTTTCTCATTTCGCACTACTGTCTACAGCATACGATACGCCTCTAAGCCAAAAATTAGGAGAGATCATGGAAAAGATCACAAGACAGCAACAAGggtttctctccttcaaagTGGATCAGACAGTCAATCTCCCAGCTAGAAAGGATCGCAAACTAGAAGCAGGGCGAAAAAGACGAAAGAGATTGAAACAGATAACCCAGGGCATAAATCAACTCGACAGTACCCAGCAGGAGAACGAACAGCCAGAGAACGAAAATGACGCTACCATAAAAATAAACAGACGAAAAGAATGGTATTTGGAACAAGTCAAAGCTTCAACAGACACATCTGAAAGCCGCGGAATGGGGCAAGAGGAACGAAGAATCACCCGGGTCATAGGAGATGCGATTGGACTCATCTGCCATAATGACTTTAAAATGAAAAGGAACCGGGGTGGAAGACTGAGTGCTGCCGGAACGAAGGTTGATTTGCGTTGCAATGTGATTGTGCATGAGCTGATCCCATACTAGTTCCAATATCCGACAGACGACACCCATCCGCTATTACCTACGTCTGATACTCAACCGTTCTTAATTTCTCGGACTAGTTCCAATGCAGCAAGTGATACTTCAAGGGATGAATCGTCCATCGAGAACACCTTGGCGAACACCATGAGTTATGAAATACTTGTGGACGATCAGGAGGAGCCGCCCCCAATGCGACAAGGAAATGGGGAGAGTTTTTCGGGGCAGCAAcaggatgaggacgacgatgaggGCGGCGAGTTTACCATGGACGACAAAGTAAACGACGAccaggaggatgatgatcttcttctcatagAATCATGGCCATCAGAAGGACCGCCAGAGACGAATGTAATACAACAGGACAACAATCAAAGAAGCCTGGTCGGGCTTCACGTCGAACGTTTTGAAGATGTAAAAGTGGCGGTAGACGGTGACAACAACATAGGCTTCGAAAGTTTGGAATTAAAGGCGACTTTTGTTGATTAGGAAGGGAGCTCATAAATAACGTTTGTACATGCATGCTTTGTACTGGCACAAAACATGAGCAAGCAATGGAGCAAGATATATTACTGTACATACCCGTGAAATAGTTAACACACCGGCATGGAGACAGCAAAAACAGGCaaaaaaatgagaaaaAAATTGGCGCCACCCGGGATCGAACCAGGGACCGCACGATTGAAATCTCGAGTCACGGAACTTCAGTCGTGCGCTCTCCCAACTGAGCTATGTCGCCTTCCTTGAAATTTGacgaaaaaagaaacatgAGGTCACCACAGATCATACACGCTGTGTCGTCATTTCGTTGCCGCCTGTTTGTGTGCCTGGCTGCTCTGGTTGACTTTTCGAGTTTTCTGTGAAAGCGGGAAGCAAATGTTGCAACCGCTGCAccagacgaagaggaagacagcTTATTTTGCCTTGCTGGTTGGTTATTCTTTTCGTCCTACCTATACCACTGGCAGGAGTCTTCGCCGCTGAACCGTTCAAGCGGAAAAgaagggtgaagaagggctCCTAGCTGCCTTCAAGTCTCAAATTCACACTTTCAGCAGTCCCACACCGGCGCATGGGCGCCAAATCGCTCGGGCCTTCCTTTCTGTGAGTGATCTTTGCTTTACTACTACAGTCTTCTTCGAGGCATGAGTAGGTGCTGCAGTGTCTAATTTACCCATATTACCTTTCGAATCCGTCAAAATTTGCCACCGTCGTTCTGTCTCTTGCCACTCACCGACGCATATATACCTTCTGCCTCGGTGTCTGCCTTCCCAAGGTATTCTTGGCACCATTCCACATCCCACACCTCTCCCCACTTAATCTAATGGTTCTGTGAATCATACATCTTTGACTTTCGGAATCATCTTGACATTCCTTTGTCTCTTCTCGAGATCTTAAGCGGTGTCATCCCACGATTGCTCCCGTCAtcccatctcatcctttgAATTAATAGTTGGCATATATACTGACCCTAATATTCTTTCCAGCCATTCACACTTCCTTTATTCGTGCTGGATATGCCTTGAAAAATGGGTATTTTAACACGCATACGACGAAGATCATCCTCAGCAGCACAAACCCAGcgtccttcctctgcctctccATTGGCATCTCACCTACCTTCTGCGACACCCAGCACTGCGACAGTTGCGCCCGATCCACCCTCCACTGGGTCCGTGGGTTCACGAATACCAAAGAGGCcatggaaaaagaagcatGATGAGAGGAGTTTCACAGGAAGTTTgaacaagaaggagaaagggaagacgaaagcagaggatgatgcaCTGCTTGGAGGCCCGAAATATGGGAACTTTTTGCCATCGTCAGGGCCAacttcatctctctccgTCAGTAACAGTCAAACGATTAATACGAGTGGACCCTCTTCTCAGCTATCGTCGTCGCCACCCCCCAACGGCTCTCCAGCTGGCGACAGCAACTCCGTGCCAGGCAGTAATGAGAAAATCAAAAAGCGGAGGCCCGAGGTCAGCAAAATAAAACGACCAGCTAGTCGAGCTTTCAAGCAGGATGGAGGGATACTAGGAAAGCTCAACTCTGAGGTTGCAGGAGCTAAACAGAGAAAGGCATCTGGTTCGAGTTGGATGAACGGCGTAGAAAGTATAATGTCCAGTGATCCACCTTCAGAACGGCCGAACACTTCGATGTCCAACCCCAACTTCTCGTCTGAAAGCAATCCTGTTGCGACATCGAGTAGCAGAGCAATTACGCCCGATCCAAATGGTGACCAGAGACTAATGCCGACATTGTCAAGAGGTAGCAAgcgggaagaagatgccatAGAGGTCCTGGAGTCTGTAGAGAAGAAACACCGATTCTGGAAGGGTAAAGGGAAACCCAATAGACATTCACGGGTCATGAGTGACTCTTTTCAGTTGGACCGGGTACATATTTCAACTAGTCAAGTAAGTTTTGGCGGTGCGCTGACATATTGTTAGTCCGAGTCTCCCACTCCTCCAGGCAaaatcccttcttcatcaagtGGGCAGGACCTGGCTAGCGTCTCTAGGAATTCTGTGGACCTCGATCAGTCTCATTCCCAAC
This genomic window contains:
- a CDS encoding DNA polymerase eta subunit, encoding MLISGGCSRKKEGRVVPTYRHLLSLQALTPANPLRTIAHCDIDAAYAQFEQVRLGLPDDIPLICAQWQSIIAVNYPARKYGIKRFTSIEDAKKMCPQLRIQHVATYRNGESEAGYWDDVNPRTHKVSLDVYRRESLKILAIFKEKIPRGEIEKASIDEAFLDLTPMVIERLLAAHPYLSKVPEDAPNGLDSPLPPPPPIDWSNAGSVFPIDGKEDGSGMGHEEGRQEDEGSEDGDESDGRTSRSNRDSWEDWALCMGGELMSNVREEVYLRLHYTCTAGIAHNKAMAKLCSAWKKPNNQTILRTAAVPAFLNDRDFTDIRSLGGKLGAAIAQEFGAKTVGDMLTVSLDEMQKKFGEESIWVYNILRGIDHSEVTERVTTKSMLASKSIRPAVTSPQQGHQWLSILAGELNVRLKQSREVTPGLWPKTLVLSYRQGIEPTRSRQTPFSFTRNLSTDYIMKYAKKLWDEATHPMLKGKMKLNVISLSFTGLEKLEDGQQGIEGFFSNTTPKAAAGSTIEPSSSTIPRVISKLNSNSKRIRLPSSDSSSSIPTPVEVLPSKKARLTNQPPSKSKKGLGAFLTKKPSNMTSSSSHSNICTPSSASISGLEITPIEPAQSSRISSHTKTDMDSWTCPKCGLTVTMPEELGLGEVQVGLLGSMKQEHEDWHFAKSLQDGGGSSSETSAASQERSNTGPSLGKRGKRNVEGIRAFFTPKPQ